A DNA window from Alicyclobacillus vulcanalis contains the following coding sequences:
- the xerD gene encoding site-specific tyrosine recombinase XerD, which yields MEAEIRAFMDHLRLERGLSDNTTSSYARDLADFSRYLAREDRALERVDRTVVLRYLSDLKRRGMKPTTIARRMSALRAFFRYLVREGVVHLDPTQNVEVAAPDDHLPRVVSEEDVARIIGAVHRPDAMGLRDRAMLETLYATGVRVSELISLSLQDVELAAGFIRVEGKGNKERVIPLGEWAQEALTSYLRYGRPLLVRDRSEQAVFVNRFGRRLTRQGFWNILKAYAREAGVSGKVTPHTLRHSFATHLLEGGADLRVVQELLGHADISTTERYTHVTPQRLRDVYRSAHPRA from the coding sequence ATGGAAGCTGAGATTCGAGCCTTCATGGACCATCTCCGGCTCGAGCGCGGCCTGTCCGACAACACGACTTCCAGCTACGCGCGCGATCTCGCGGATTTCTCGCGCTACCTGGCGCGTGAGGACCGGGCGCTGGAGCGCGTGGATCGGACCGTCGTGCTTCGCTACTTGTCCGATTTAAAGCGGCGGGGGATGAAACCGACGACCATCGCGCGCAGGATGTCGGCCCTTCGAGCGTTTTTTCGTTACCTGGTTCGAGAAGGCGTTGTCCACCTGGACCCCACCCAAAACGTCGAGGTAGCGGCGCCCGATGATCATCTGCCGCGCGTCGTCTCCGAGGAAGACGTGGCCCGGATCATTGGTGCGGTGCACAGGCCGGACGCCATGGGCCTGCGCGATCGCGCCATGCTGGAAACCCTCTACGCGACGGGCGTGCGCGTGAGCGAACTCATCTCCCTGTCCCTCCAAGACGTGGAGCTCGCCGCAGGCTTCATTCGCGTGGAGGGAAAAGGCAACAAGGAGCGCGTCATCCCGCTCGGCGAGTGGGCGCAGGAGGCCTTGACGTCGTACCTCCGCTATGGTCGGCCGCTTCTCGTCCGCGATCGGTCAGAACAAGCCGTTTTCGTCAACCGTTTCGGGAGAAGGCTGACGAGGCAGGGGTTTTGGAATATCCTGAAGGCCTACGCGCGCGAGGCGGGCGTATCCGGCAAGGTGACGCCGCACACGTTGCGGCACTCGTTTGCGACGCATCTGCTCGAAGGGGGCGCCGACCTTCGCGTGGTGCAGGAACTTTTGGGGCATGCGGACATCTCGACGACAGAGAGGTACACGCATGTCACGCCTCAGAGGCTGCGCGACGTGTATCGGAGCGCGCACCCGCGGGCGTGA
- a CDS encoding RNHCP domain-containing protein: MAAFIRRNEPFTCAHCGLKVQPAERTCRNHCPRCLYSLHVDVEPGDRANPCRGLMEPVRVEYHSKKGYQIVHRCTRCGQETRNIALLDVAVQPDSRERLYELMRLPR; the protein is encoded by the coding sequence ATGGCCGCGTTCATTCGCCGCAATGAACCTTTTACCTGTGCGCACTGCGGGCTGAAGGTCCAACCTGCGGAGCGCACGTGTCGCAACCACTGCCCGCGGTGCCTCTACTCGCTGCACGTCGACGTGGAACCGGGCGATCGCGCCAATCCCTGCCGAGGGCTCATGGAGCCGGTGCGCGTCGAATATCACTCGAAGAAAGGCTATCAGATCGTCCACCGATGCACCCGATGCGGGCAGGAGACGCGCAACATTGCGCTCCTCGATGTCGCCGTTCAACCCGACAGCCGTGAAAGGCTGTATGAGCTGATGCGCTTACCGCGATAG
- a CDS encoding stage II sporulation protein M, with product MKATAWVARRRSTTSPSLLWFRFRRYVARRASQEAHIVAFLLGMVLAGLAFGGVVAGELRPSDKLELANQLEAFLLATMHGQLASGSFVFANRLLSDAAWLGLVWLAGSSAVGIPIVAAAVFARAFETGFAVAFTALQFGWKGIVVASVGIFVHQAIFLFAYLVAGVNAIRFSYQIVAQSVPLYQWTVQFVRYTGRSAMCLGGVMLAAAIQAFVVPPMVSRLLGG from the coding sequence ATGAAAGCAACCGCCTGGGTGGCGCGCAGGCGTTCCACGACGTCTCCGTCGCTCCTTTGGTTTCGGTTTCGCCGCTATGTGGCGCGCCGCGCATCGCAAGAGGCGCATATCGTCGCATTTCTGCTCGGCATGGTGCTCGCGGGGCTCGCGTTTGGCGGTGTCGTGGCAGGAGAGCTTCGGCCGTCGGACAAGCTGGAGTTAGCCAATCAACTCGAGGCGTTTCTGCTCGCCACCATGCACGGGCAGCTCGCGTCGGGCAGCTTTGTGTTTGCCAATCGCCTGCTATCCGATGCAGCGTGGCTTGGGCTCGTCTGGTTGGCGGGATCGTCCGCTGTGGGCATCCCCATTGTGGCCGCAGCCGTCTTCGCCCGAGCGTTCGAGACAGGCTTTGCGGTGGCTTTCACCGCACTGCAATTTGGCTGGAAAGGCATCGTGGTGGCCTCCGTCGGGATCTTCGTGCATCAAGCCATCTTCCTGTTCGCGTATCTGGTCGCAGGCGTCAACGCCATTCGATTTTCCTATCAGATCGTGGCCCAGTCCGTTCCCCTCTATCAGTGGACGGTGCAGTTCGTGCGGTATACTGGGAGAAGCGCGATGTGTTTAGGTGGCGTCATGCTGGCTGCGGCTATCCAAGCGTTCGTGGTGCCGCCCATGGTGAGCCGGCTGCTAGGAGGATGA
- a CDS encoding endonuclease Q family protein yields the protein MIEAYADFHVHTGLARGRPVKMAASHQLTVAASLDWARRVKGLHVVGLVDAVCDPVLDEIRELCRAGRLTSVPGGGLLYDDALLVVLGSEIEIRISERGAAHFGCWMPSIEAAADFQQWLKTVQANTGLSSQVAKVDPAALAEEVHARDGLFVVHHIFTPFKGLLGSAVDRVADALPASAVDAVELGLSADADMADRLAELRALTFLSNSDAHSLRSIAREFNVLAVERLTFDEIRAALARSGGRGVRLHVGLYPPIGKYYRTRCRVCGEVVAGRPCACGTDAHVVQGVWDRIQHIADSELPMHPPWRAPYRYVTPVSLVPGVGPRTYEKLIRTFGGEAQMLVDPPSEQALAEVVGHALAARLERAFRGQLAISPGGAGRYGRLERT from the coding sequence GTGATCGAGGCCTACGCGGACTTTCACGTCCACACGGGTTTGGCACGCGGACGCCCCGTCAAAATGGCCGCATCGCATCAGCTCACCGTGGCTGCGTCACTCGACTGGGCCCGAAGGGTGAAAGGCCTGCACGTGGTGGGCCTCGTCGACGCCGTGTGCGATCCCGTGCTCGACGAGATTCGGGAGCTTTGCCGAGCGGGGCGACTGACCTCCGTCCCGGGCGGGGGTTTGCTGTATGACGATGCCTTGCTCGTGGTCCTGGGTTCAGAGATCGAGATTCGCATTTCGGAGCGCGGTGCCGCGCACTTTGGCTGCTGGATGCCGAGCATTGAAGCCGCGGCCGACTTTCAGCAGTGGCTGAAGACCGTTCAGGCCAACACCGGCTTGTCTTCTCAAGTGGCGAAAGTCGATCCGGCCGCTCTTGCCGAAGAGGTGCACGCGAGGGACGGCCTCTTTGTGGTGCACCACATCTTCACGCCGTTTAAGGGCCTTCTCGGCAGCGCTGTCGATCGCGTCGCAGATGCCCTTCCGGCGAGCGCCGTCGATGCCGTCGAACTCGGGCTGTCGGCAGACGCCGACATGGCGGATCGCCTGGCAGAACTTCGAGCCTTGACGTTTCTCTCGAACTCCGATGCGCACAGCCTCCGCTCCATTGCGCGCGAGTTCAACGTGCTCGCCGTCGAGCGCCTCACGTTTGACGAGATTCGCGCCGCACTGGCGCGCAGCGGCGGACGAGGTGTGCGGCTACACGTTGGGCTGTACCCACCAATAGGCAAGTATTACCGAACGCGTTGCCGCGTGTGCGGGGAGGTGGTGGCGGGGCGCCCGTGCGCGTGTGGGACGGACGCGCATGTGGTTCAGGGCGTCTGGGATCGCATTCAACACATTGCAGACTCCGAACTGCCGATGCATCCGCCTTGGCGCGCCCCCTACCGGTATGTCACGCCCGTCTCGCTGGTGCCGGGCGTCGGACCACGGACGTACGAAAAGCTCATTCGCACGTTTGGCGGTGAAGCCCAGATGCTGGTCGATCCGCCCTCTGAGCAGGCGCTCGCCGAGGTCGTGGGCCACGCCCTAGCGGCCCGCCTCGAGCGCGCATTCCGAGGCCAGTTGGCGATTTCGCCCGGCGGGGCAGGGCGCTACGGGCGCCTGGAGCGAACGTGA
- a CDS encoding NUDIX hydrolase — protein sequence MWEETLEEERLFAGRIIDVRRLTVKLPNGRTSTREVVLHPGAVAVLAEVEPNQVVLVRQYRKPCEQILWEIPAGKLEPGESPEDAARRELSEETGYRCEGPLTPVHVFYTAPGFSNEKLHVYYARDLALGARHPDGDEDVEARLFSRDELGAMLAKGDIQDAKTLVALYWWMVRT from the coding sequence GTGTGGGAGGAAACGCTCGAGGAGGAGCGGTTGTTTGCAGGCCGGATCATTGATGTCAGACGGCTTACGGTCAAGCTGCCGAACGGGCGCACCAGCACGCGCGAGGTGGTCCTGCATCCGGGCGCTGTCGCGGTCCTTGCAGAGGTGGAACCGAATCAGGTGGTTTTGGTGCGCCAGTACCGCAAGCCGTGCGAACAGATCCTGTGGGAGATCCCAGCGGGTAAATTGGAGCCGGGTGAATCGCCCGAGGACGCGGCTCGCCGGGAACTGTCCGAAGAAACGGGCTACCGATGCGAGGGCCCTCTGACGCCTGTGCACGTGTTTTACACGGCACCTGGATTCAGCAACGAAAAGCTGCACGTGTATTACGCGCGGGACTTGGCGCTTGGCGCACGTCATCCCGATGGAGATGAGGACGTGGAGGCCCGCCTCTTCTCGCGCGACGAGCTCGGCGCGATGCTCGCGAAGGGCGACATTCAGGACGCGAAGACCCTGGTCGCCTTGTATTGGTGGATGGTTCGAACGTGA
- a CDS encoding M20/M25/M40 family metallo-hydrolase produces MRAGSRVADDESALALFLRLLQIESPTGDERQAAVFCASWAERLGLSVEWEPVAVGDRLSANLWVGVPGDLARDPVLVCAHLDTRHPGLPALRRRTDGWLESGNGVPLGADDKAGVAAILAALTRIVREERPHPPIRVLLSAGEEVGSAGVRSSARARVRGWRAIVVDAESPVGTLVEGGYGRARLRLIYDAQTASHPFTVWRQLQEAIKHLGPGLSAQLLRFDPTDAGACAEFSIWCSPDCAWPLAHSRYQAWAADLVRRTQPRDAESEVLYPSYDVRASFWLLEVKRRLARSAPGLALIRMREGCDANWLASMGATPVNLGVGYEHAHTRAERVHEQSLAQLTRLLLAILTDPRE; encoded by the coding sequence GTGAGGGCGGGATCGCGAGTGGCCGACGACGAGTCGGCCCTTGCTTTGTTTTTGCGGCTGTTGCAGATCGAGTCGCCCACGGGTGATGAGCGCCAGGCTGCGGTGTTCTGCGCTTCGTGGGCCGAGCGCCTGGGGCTCTCCGTGGAATGGGAGCCCGTGGCCGTCGGCGACCGCCTGTCTGCCAACCTGTGGGTCGGCGTTCCGGGCGATCTCGCGCGCGATCCGGTGCTCGTGTGCGCGCATCTTGACACGCGCCACCCAGGCCTGCCCGCGCTGCGCCGGCGCACCGACGGCTGGCTGGAGAGCGGCAACGGTGTGCCGCTTGGCGCCGACGACAAGGCCGGTGTGGCGGCCATTTTAGCGGCTTTGACGCGCATCGTGCGCGAGGAAAGGCCTCATCCGCCCATCCGCGTCTTGTTGTCGGCGGGGGAGGAGGTGGGCAGCGCGGGCGTTCGCAGTTCCGCGCGCGCTCGCGTGCGAGGCTGGCGAGCGATTGTCGTCGACGCCGAAAGCCCAGTCGGCACATTGGTCGAGGGCGGCTACGGGCGGGCGCGCCTGCGCCTCATCTACGACGCCCAGACCGCAAGCCACCCCTTTACCGTTTGGCGTCAGCTGCAAGAAGCCATTAAGCACCTCGGTCCGGGCCTTTCCGCACAATTGCTGCGGTTCGATCCGACGGATGCCGGAGCCTGCGCGGAGTTTTCCATTTGGTGTTCTCCAGACTGTGCTTGGCCCTTGGCGCATTCGCGCTACCAGGCGTGGGCGGCGGATCTCGTGCGGCGCACGCAGCCGCGCGATGCGGAGTCTGAGGTGCTGTATCCGAGCTACGATGTGCGCGCAAGCTTTTGGCTGCTCGAAGTGAAGCGCCGTCTCGCGCGCAGTGCTCCGGGGCTCGCGCTTATCCGCATGCGCGAGGGGTGCGATGCCAACTGGCTAGCGTCGATGGGGGCCACGCCGGTCAACCTCGGGGTAGGCTATGAGCATGCCCACACCCGGGCGGAGCGGGTTCATGAGCAAAGTCTGGCTCAGCTCACGCGACTTTTGCTCGCCATCCTTACAGATCCGCGAGAATAG
- the lipB gene encoding lipoyl(octanoyl) transferase LipB, giving the protein MSSLATSLIWRSLGVVPYDDALDMQVNQALRLLNLEDDAQTVYALEHPRTITIGRNGSEANILLPVDVLARRGFEVRMVDRGGDVTYHGPGQWVLYPVLHLEPWGNDVARFVRNLEEVVIRALAEVGIESGRIDELPGVWVGNEKICAVGARVKKRPSGEFVTYHGIALNVNTDLQDFDVIVPCGIRDRGVTSVAQVLGAPQDMKAWEDRLRRHFCEVFACETVWTEEPA; this is encoded by the coding sequence GTGAGTTCGTTGGCGACGTCGCTCATCTGGCGTTCCCTCGGCGTCGTGCCTTACGACGACGCGCTGGACATGCAGGTCAATCAGGCGCTCCGGCTGCTGAACCTCGAGGACGATGCGCAGACCGTGTACGCGCTCGAACATCCGCGCACCATCACCATCGGCCGCAACGGCTCGGAGGCCAACATTCTCCTGCCCGTCGACGTGTTAGCCCGCAGGGGGTTTGAGGTGCGCATGGTCGATCGCGGCGGCGACGTGACGTACCACGGGCCGGGGCAGTGGGTGCTATACCCAGTCTTGCACCTCGAACCGTGGGGGAACGATGTCGCGCGGTTCGTGCGCAACCTGGAGGAAGTCGTCATCCGCGCCCTCGCCGAGGTCGGCATTGAAAGCGGCCGGATCGACGAGTTGCCCGGCGTTTGGGTTGGCAACGAGAAGATTTGTGCTGTCGGGGCCCGCGTCAAAAAGCGGCCATCTGGCGAATTCGTCACGTACCACGGCATCGCGCTGAATGTGAACACGGATCTGCAGGACTTTGACGTGATCGTACCCTGTGGAATTCGCGATCGCGGTGTGACGAGCGTGGCGCAGGTGCTGGGTGCGCCTCAGGACATGAAGGCGTGGGAGGATCGCCTCCGGAGGCATTTCTGCGAGGTGTTCGCGTGCGAGACCGTGTGGACGGAGGAGCCCGCGTGA
- the lipA gene encoding lipoyl synthase codes for MGKPEASVRVMESGTAKVRPEWLKIRAKTGENYKQLKEIMRTQSLHTVCEEAHCPNLFECWELRTATFMILGDICTRACRFCAVHTGRPNELDLREPERVADAVVAMGLEHVVITSVARDDLADGGASVFAETIRAVRRKVPTCSVEVLIPDFDGNWDALAAVLDARPDVMNHNIETVRRLSDTVRSRAKYERTLELLRRSKEMAPDIPTKSSIMVGLGETFEEIYETMDDLRGVDVDILTIGQYLQPTAKHLQVVRYYTPTEFLRLRGEGLRRGFKHVESGPMVRSSYHAKDQVPWRHTASSAGSGE; via the coding sequence ATGGGAAAGCCTGAAGCCAGCGTTCGCGTGATGGAGTCGGGCACGGCCAAGGTCCGCCCAGAGTGGCTCAAAATTCGCGCGAAGACGGGCGAGAACTATAAGCAGCTCAAAGAGATCATGCGGACACAGTCGCTTCACACGGTGTGCGAAGAGGCGCATTGCCCCAACTTGTTTGAGTGCTGGGAGTTGCGCACGGCCACCTTTATGATTTTGGGCGATATCTGCACGCGCGCGTGCCGTTTCTGCGCCGTGCACACGGGCCGCCCCAACGAACTCGACCTGCGCGAGCCCGAGCGCGTGGCCGATGCCGTGGTGGCCATGGGGCTGGAGCACGTCGTCATTACGAGTGTCGCCCGCGATGATCTCGCCGACGGCGGGGCTTCCGTCTTTGCCGAGACGATTCGGGCGGTGCGCCGGAAGGTGCCGACCTGCAGCGTGGAGGTCCTCATCCCCGACTTCGATGGCAATTGGGACGCCCTCGCGGCCGTGCTCGATGCGCGCCCCGATGTGATGAACCACAACATCGAGACCGTGCGGCGGCTTTCAGATACCGTCCGCTCTCGAGCGAAGTACGAGCGCACGCTCGAACTGCTGCGAAGGTCGAAGGAAATGGCGCCTGACATTCCGACCAAGTCGAGCATCATGGTCGGGCTCGGGGAGACGTTCGAAGAAATCTACGAGACGATGGACGATCTCCGCGGGGTGGACGTGGACATTCTGACCATCGGCCAATATTTGCAGCCGACGGCCAAGCACCTCCAGGTGGTCCGCTACTACACGCCCACGGAGTTTCTCCGTCTGCGCGGCGAGGGGCTGCGCCGCGGATTCAAGCACGTCGAGTCGGGGCCGATGGTGCGCAGCTCGTACCACGCCAAAGATCAGGTGCCATGGCGCCATACGGCGTCTTCCGCAGGAAGTGGGGAGTGA
- the moaC gene encoding cyclic pyranopterin monophosphate synthase MoaC, producing the protein MESQDVFHHFSSDGRPHMVDVSAKPVTSRTAIAEAYIHMARATRDAIVHQAIAKGDVMKVAEIAGIMAAKRTSDLVPLCHPVPLHHVAVRIEEHAVEAEEAVFRVTAEVRTAHQTGVEMEALTAASVAALTVYDMCKKADRGMTISQVRLVFKDGGASGRYERVDAGGPADA; encoded by the coding sequence GTGGAGTCTCAGGATGTCTTTCATCACTTTTCTTCGGACGGCCGCCCGCACATGGTGGACGTCAGTGCCAAGCCTGTGACCTCTCGCACGGCGATCGCGGAAGCGTATATCCACATGGCGCGGGCAACGCGCGATGCTATTGTACACCAGGCGATCGCCAAAGGCGACGTGATGAAGGTCGCCGAGATCGCCGGCATCATGGCGGCCAAGCGGACGAGCGATCTCGTCCCGCTCTGCCATCCCGTGCCGCTGCATCACGTCGCCGTTCGCATCGAGGAACACGCCGTGGAAGCCGAGGAGGCGGTGTTTCGGGTGACCGCCGAGGTGCGCACGGCTCATCAGACCGGGGTCGAAATGGAGGCGCTCACGGCTGCCTCCGTCGCGGCGCTGACGGTGTACGACATGTGCAAGAAGGCGGACCGCGGCATGACGATTTCCCAAGTGCGCCTGGTGTTTAAGGACGGCGGGGCGAGCGGCCGGTACGAGCGCGTCGATGCAGGTGGCCCTGCCGACGCGTGA
- the moaD gene encoding molybdopterin converting factor subunit 1 produces the protein MRVHIRLFANVKEIVKQDKLELDVPENATVSDVLGALADSHPELREALQSVMVAVNLELAHPETRVSADDEIALIPPVGGGEGDNAFVRITREPLDVAEAEALLSDAHHGGCVLFLGSVRAWTGTRQTDRIEYEAYEAMARVQLGQLVDEVEQEYEGVKALAWHRIGTLYPEDVAVICGAAHAHRKAAFEACQALIDRLKARAAIWKKEYFADGSSAWQPNP, from the coding sequence ATGCGCGTCCACATCCGCCTATTCGCCAATGTAAAGGAGATTGTGAAACAAGACAAACTCGAGCTGGACGTGCCGGAGAACGCCACCGTCTCGGACGTACTCGGTGCGCTCGCTGACAGCCATCCGGAACTTCGCGAAGCGCTTCAAAGCGTGATGGTGGCCGTCAACTTGGAGTTGGCCCACCCAGAGACGCGCGTCAGCGCAGACGACGAGATCGCCCTCATTCCGCCCGTCGGCGGGGGAGAGGGAGACAATGCGTTTGTGCGCATCACGCGGGAGCCGCTCGACGTGGCCGAGGCAGAGGCACTGTTGTCTGACGCGCACCACGGCGGCTGCGTCCTGTTCCTGGGTTCCGTACGCGCTTGGACCGGTACGCGTCAGACGGATCGGATTGAGTACGAAGCGTACGAAGCCATGGCGCGGGTGCAGCTTGGACAGCTCGTGGACGAAGTGGAGCAGGAATACGAAGGGGTCAAGGCGCTTGCGTGGCATCGCATCGGCACCCTGTATCCGGAGGACGTGGCGGTGATCTGCGGCGCAGCCCATGCGCATCGCAAAGCAGCGTTTGAGGCCTGTCAGGCGCTCATCGATCGGTTGAAAGCGCGCGCGGCCATCTGGAAAAAGGAGTATTTTGCGGACGGATCGTCGGCGTGGCAGCCGAATCCGTAG
- a CDS encoding glycosyl hydrolase family 18 protein, which translates to MNRSKPTRLIAEIIAAVSTLFLLSAGFVLSALSTLGQPLSDRVAAAEVQALASMEVNALFGQSATSGAGQAPESPVRAVAERLQSVLFNEAALLSHMLPQVAPDAPTGGLQTSLLDSIAAMSENRHTLVIGWLPSTNPSTCIQWMQDNPGINVVSPTWFHLADASGNLSGGVLPSVVQYAKNHHIQVWVLVDNQFSSSLTHEVLANPRAEANLIDEIAYQARVYQLDGINLDFENVAAADRNRFTAFVEALHNRLRSLGVDLSLDLTPDIVQLDDSDAFFHAALADEVDQVILMAYDEHWATDPDPGPVADLPWVEQSVNDLLDTGVPANKLVLGIPLYTRFWYVNNDGSVQSDAVSAGAVQSILNQYRLPLGTWSNDLDLMFTRYPTKTGYAEVWYPTSQTYEDWLQLVTNDGLAGVAVWSLAWSDATSWSSTVKALRLTGSP; encoded by the coding sequence GTGAATCGCAGCAAACCTACTCGCCTCATCGCAGAAATCATCGCAGCCGTCTCAACACTGTTTCTCCTCTCGGCAGGCTTCGTCCTCTCCGCGTTGTCCACCCTTGGACAACCCTTGTCGGATCGCGTGGCGGCGGCCGAGGTACAGGCGCTCGCCTCCATGGAGGTGAACGCGCTTTTCGGCCAGAGCGCGACCTCGGGGGCAGGACAAGCCCCCGAAAGCCCCGTGCGCGCCGTCGCAGAGCGCCTGCAGTCGGTGTTGTTCAATGAGGCCGCCTTGCTCTCCCACATGCTTCCCCAGGTCGCGCCGGACGCGCCTACGGGGGGTCTGCAGACCTCGCTGCTCGATTCGATCGCGGCCATGAGCGAAAACCGGCACACGCTGGTCATTGGCTGGCTGCCTTCGACCAATCCGTCGACCTGCATCCAATGGATGCAGGACAACCCGGGCATCAACGTCGTGAGCCCCACCTGGTTTCACCTGGCGGACGCATCCGGCAATCTGTCGGGCGGCGTGCTTCCCAGCGTGGTTCAGTATGCCAAGAACCATCACATTCAGGTGTGGGTGCTGGTGGACAACCAGTTTTCCTCGTCGCTCACCCACGAAGTGTTGGCCAATCCGCGCGCGGAAGCGAATCTCATTGACGAGATCGCCTACCAGGCCCGCGTGTACCAGTTGGATGGCATCAATCTCGACTTTGAAAACGTGGCCGCCGCGGACCGCAACCGGTTCACGGCGTTTGTCGAAGCACTGCACAATCGGCTGCGCTCGCTCGGCGTCGACCTTTCGCTCGATCTCACGCCGGACATCGTGCAACTCGACGACTCCGACGCGTTCTTCCATGCGGCGCTGGCCGACGAAGTCGATCAGGTGATCCTGATGGCGTACGACGAGCACTGGGCGACCGATCCCGACCCTGGCCCCGTCGCCGACCTTCCATGGGTCGAGCAAAGCGTCAACGATCTCCTGGACACCGGCGTCCCTGCCAATAAGCTGGTTCTCGGCATCCCTTTGTACACCCGTTTTTGGTATGTGAACAACGACGGAAGCGTGCAAAGCGATGCCGTCAGCGCAGGTGCTGTGCAATCCATCCTGAACCAGTACCGTTTGCCCCTGGGCACCTGGAGCAACGACCTGGACCTGATGTTCACGCGGTATCCGACGAAGACCGGTTACGCGGAAGTCTGGTATCCGACGTCTCAGACGTATGAGGATTGGCTCCAGCTGGTCACGAACGACGGCCTTGCCGGCGTCGCCGTATGGTCCCTGGCGTGGTCCGATGCGACGTCGTGGTCGTCGACGGTCAAAGCCCTGCGTTTGACGGGATCACCTTGA
- a CDS encoding permease — translation MDRTLLWIAAVTGLGYALAWSKAPSDALDAARSSVAMLGQSLPWIVVSMFLAGLVSQWLQPEMVARWLGREAGLFGMVLGALIGMLGTGSRFAVYPLAVSLLAADASPGAVVAFTTSWQLTSLARLPAEFPFFGMPFALVRFAISFVISVAGGVLFEWLWRILSHFR, via the coding sequence ATGGACCGCACGCTCTTGTGGATTGCCGCCGTCACCGGGCTGGGGTATGCGCTGGCGTGGAGCAAAGCGCCGAGCGATGCACTCGATGCTGCTCGGTCTTCGGTCGCCATGCTTGGCCAGTCGTTGCCGTGGATCGTGGTGTCCATGTTTTTGGCGGGGCTCGTGAGCCAATGGCTTCAGCCGGAAATGGTGGCGCGCTGGTTGGGCCGCGAAGCAGGCCTGTTCGGGATGGTGTTGGGGGCGCTCATCGGCATGCTCGGCACCGGATCTCGCTTTGCGGTCTACCCACTCGCGGTCAGCCTGCTCGCGGCAGACGCCTCGCCTGGGGCGGTCGTAGCCTTTACCACCTCGTGGCAGCTGACGTCGCTGGCCCGCCTCCCGGCCGAATTCCCGTTTTTCGGAATGCCCTTCGCGCTGGTCCGTTTTGCGATCTCGTTCGTCATCTCGGTGGCGGGCGGCGTGTTGTTCGAATGGCTGTGGCGGATTCTGTCGCATTTCAGATAG
- a CDS encoding M48 family metallopeptidase: MRLRTICGPDGEIAAYEMTMDTTRVLIRVRTGRRTQKRIVLRADDGGLSVSAPPFARPKDVADVIAQNWRWIKEAHDRIQASKPKRLRIGDEVVLLGHPYVIASREAGEAALDEGQSTLWIPADQDNVHVRVCTWARAFAREYLTSRAAHWIETTGLSPSYVGVKSQKSRWGSCSSQRRIHLNWRLIHAPVPVVDYVIVHELAHLVHMHHGPAFWQLVERWLPDWQAQRAWLRLHGSELFVLDENADA, translated from the coding sequence ATGAGATTGCGTACGATTTGCGGTCCTGATGGCGAGATTGCCGCCTACGAGATGACGATGGACACCACGCGCGTCCTGATCCGCGTGCGCACGGGAAGGCGCACGCAAAAGCGAATCGTCCTTCGCGCAGACGACGGCGGTCTCTCGGTGAGCGCCCCGCCCTTTGCGCGGCCGAAAGACGTGGCGGATGTCATCGCGCAAAACTGGCGCTGGATCAAGGAGGCGCACGACAGAATCCAGGCGTCAAAGCCGAAGCGCCTTCGCATCGGCGACGAAGTCGTGCTGTTGGGACACCCATATGTCATTGCCAGCCGCGAGGCGGGGGAAGCGGCTCTGGACGAGGGGCAGAGCACACTTTGGATCCCGGCCGACCAAGACAATGTGCACGTCCGGGTCTGCACCTGGGCTCGCGCCTTCGCGCGCGAGTACCTGACGAGCCGCGCCGCGCACTGGATCGAAACGACGGGGCTTTCGCCTTCGTACGTGGGCGTGAAATCGCAGAAGAGCAGATGGGGAAGCTGTTCGAGCCAGCGGCGCATCCACCTGAATTGGAGGCTCATCCATGCGCCTGTCCCCGTGGTGGACTACGTGATTGTCCACGAACTTGCTCACCTCGTGCACATGCACCACGGGCCGGCGTTCTGGCAACTGGTGGAGCGCTGGCTGCCCGACTGGCAGGCGCAGAGGGCGTGGCTGCGCCTGCACGGCAGCGAGTTATTTGTGCTCGACGAAAACGCCGACGCGTGA